One window of the Ramlibacter henchirensis genome contains the following:
- a CDS encoding aconitase family protein yields MTTIQFNPRVLFLSDDPDAVERQLQGEDMPLVDVGALRDNISTDEITPATLGMIWDERLGRYPYLGFVSGGRQPIGADAVKNGGFSVTVAGKRYGKGSSREHSPMAERSAGIRLVIAESFERIYRQNADNLGLFTSTDFSLIERIQNGEPIAIEELVSSRDAQAAAILRHGGLLQYGRARMTQIRTSPPEAIGGPRTLAEKILARHLLVTGDSQPGLEQGQGAFVRADWRFLIEYYTAMCAHSLHTAFGRPLRLHDPHSVRLFEDHTSYIHRSVAHTRAGLIPGIQNLVREHRKFVEDYGLKAHGLLADGVGSEGISHPMMSERYALPGQVVVGTDSHTPHSGALGSLAFGVGSTEMANALVTGAVRITVPASLRIELFGQLPVGVGAKDIVLSLLSDPGIRAGSGVGKVFEFTGSTISQLSTDERATLTNMTAELGGFTGIVAPDRETVRFLRERRGIDFQLEDWMRSDPGATYADTIRIDCSTLSPMVARPGDPGNGVPVTQLEDRPKVDIAYGGSCTGGKREDFDAYYQVLSWAVERGLRVHPDVKLYLQFGTVDVRDYCIERGYLAVFERAGAEMLQPSCGACANGGPGTSERADEVTVSAINRNFPGRCGPGKVWLASPATVVASAIAGELAAFGELTTRVEAGALQAA; encoded by the coding sequence ATGACAACGATCCAATTCAACCCGCGTGTGCTCTTCCTGAGTGATGATCCGGACGCAGTCGAGCGGCAACTCCAAGGGGAGGACATGCCTCTGGTGGACGTGGGCGCGCTTCGCGACAACATTTCGACGGACGAAATCACGCCCGCCACCTTGGGGATGATCTGGGACGAGCGCCTGGGCCGGTACCCCTATTTGGGTTTCGTTTCCGGGGGCCGCCAGCCGATCGGTGCGGACGCCGTGAAGAACGGCGGATTCTCTGTCACCGTCGCCGGAAAGCGGTACGGCAAGGGATCCTCCCGGGAACACAGCCCGATGGCCGAGCGCAGCGCCGGAATCCGGCTGGTGATTGCCGAAAGCTTCGAGCGGATCTACCGCCAGAACGCGGACAACCTGGGCTTGTTCACGTCGACCGATTTCAGCCTGATCGAGCGCATCCAGAACGGCGAACCGATAGCCATCGAGGAGCTCGTTTCCTCTCGCGACGCACAGGCGGCAGCCATCCTGCGGCACGGCGGGCTGCTGCAGTACGGGCGCGCGCGGATGACGCAGATCCGCACGTCGCCGCCGGAGGCTATTGGCGGACCCAGAACGCTTGCCGAGAAGATCCTGGCCAGGCACTTGCTGGTCACCGGCGACAGTCAACCTGGGCTCGAACAGGGCCAGGGCGCTTTCGTGCGCGCGGATTGGCGCTTCCTGATCGAGTACTACACGGCCATGTGCGCGCATTCGCTGCACACGGCGTTCGGCCGGCCGCTTCGGCTGCACGACCCGCACAGCGTGCGCCTGTTCGAGGATCACACCTCCTACATCCATCGCAGTGTCGCTCACACCCGTGCCGGTCTGATTCCGGGAATTCAAAACCTGGTTCGCGAGCACCGAAAGTTCGTCGAGGACTATGGCCTGAAAGCCCACGGCCTGTTGGCGGACGGCGTCGGGAGTGAAGGCATTTCACACCCGATGATGTCCGAGCGCTATGCGTTGCCCGGGCAGGTCGTCGTCGGTACCGACTCGCACACGCCCCATAGCGGAGCTCTGGGCAGCCTCGCCTTTGGCGTCGGCAGCACCGAGATGGCCAACGCTCTGGTCACGGGAGCCGTACGGATCACGGTTCCCGCGTCACTGCGTATCGAACTATTCGGACAGCTCCCGGTCGGCGTCGGCGCCAAGGACATTGTCCTGTCGTTGCTGTCCGATCCCGGGATTCGGGCAGGTTCCGGGGTCGGCAAGGTGTTCGAGTTCACCGGGTCCACCATCTCCCAGCTTTCGACGGACGAGCGCGCCACACTGACCAACATGACGGCGGAGCTTGGCGGTTTCACTGGCATCGTTGCCCCCGACCGAGAAACCGTTCGCTTCCTCCGCGAACGCCGCGGCATCGACTTTCAGCTGGAAGACTGGATGCGAAGCGATCCGGGTGCGACGTACGCAGACACCATCCGGATCGACTGCTCGACGCTCTCGCCGATGGTGGCCCGTCCGGGCGATCCCGGAAACGGCGTGCCGGTGACGCAGCTCGAGGACCGTCCCAAGGTCGACATCGCTTACGGCGGCTCGTGCACGGGCGGCAAGCGCGAGGACTTCGACGCCTACTACCAGGTGCTGTCCTGGGCCGTAGAACGCGGCCTGCGCGTGCACCCGGACGTGAAGTTGTACCTCCAGTTCGGCACTGTGGACGTCCGCGACTACTGCATCGAGAGGGGCTACCTTGCGGTCTTCGAGCGCGCGGGGGCGGAAATGTTGCAGCCCTCCTGCGGCGCCTGCGCCAACGGTGGGCCGGGCACGTCGGAGCGTGCCGACGAAGTGACCGTCAGCGCCATCAACCGCAACTTCCCCGGGCGCTGCGGCCCAGGAAAGGTTTGGCTCGCGAGCCCCGCCACTGTCGTGGCCAGTGCGATAGCGGGCGAACTCGCAGCCTTTGGCGAGCTCACGACGCGTGTGGAGGCAGGCGCACTGCAGGCAGCCTGA
- the rraA gene encoding ribonuclease E activity regulator RraA translates to MEYKTTDLCDACDEAQACELPFMGFGRKRAFAGTIRTARYSLGLNVLRELINQPGHDQVLVIDGAEAGWRALFGDIMAGLAARNGWAGVIVNGPIRDRVEIDGMDVGVKALGTVPRRAHIGSRGELDVPVHFGGVTFTPGARVVADEDGVIVLPPGLNESSIKVDDAIAATARYVAG, encoded by the coding sequence ATGGAATACAAGACAACGGATCTATGCGACGCCTGCGACGAAGCGCAAGCGTGTGAGCTGCCCTTCATGGGATTCGGCAGGAAACGCGCGTTCGCAGGCACCATCCGCACGGCGCGCTACTCGCTGGGCCTGAATGTCCTGCGCGAATTGATCAACCAGCCGGGACACGATCAGGTGCTCGTCATCGATGGTGCGGAAGCGGGATGGCGCGCGCTGTTCGGAGACATCATGGCCGGCTTGGCAGCGCGTAACGGCTGGGCCGGCGTAATCGTCAACGGGCCAATCCGGGATCGGGTCGAGATCGACGGGATGGATGTGGGCGTCAAGGCGCTCGGCACGGTTCCGCGCCGCGCGCACATTGGCAGCCGAGGCGAACTGGATGTCCCGGTCCACTTTGGCGGAGTCACATTCACCCCTGGTGCGCGTGTTGTTGCGGACGAGGACGGAGTCATTGTCTTGCCGCCTGGGCTGAACGAATCCAGTATCAAGGTCGATGATGCCATCGCTGCTACCGCCAGGTACGTCGCGGGTTGA
- a CDS encoding SMP-30/gluconolactonase/LRE family protein encodes MGITVADLAFVGSDLERPESVLVTSSDVFAADHVCGVVRVDGERTPLRDVPEGFLPNGIALTQAGEFLIANLGDEGGVWRIDADHRLHPFLLEVNGRQLRNCNFVGYDDVGRLWVSVCTQQRPRMKAFNRHVADGYIVLVDEHGARIVAEGLGFANECRVDPTGNWLYVNESTSRVLSRFPIENVDGRARLGLKEQVYTFTDGDFPDGLNFDVEGGVWVACVVSNRVVRIDLAGRREVILDDADPLLVAEAEQKWTIDGLDDAVARAGLTRTLHNVSCVAFGGDDMKTVYLGSLAGKRLATFRAEIAGARPAHWQFRSFSFR; translated from the coding sequence ATGGGTATCACCGTAGCAGACCTCGCATTTGTCGGCAGCGATTTGGAACGTCCCGAGAGCGTCTTGGTCACGTCAAGCGATGTATTTGCGGCCGATCACGTTTGTGGGGTCGTCCGCGTTGATGGAGAGCGAACTCCGCTTCGCGATGTTCCAGAAGGATTTCTGCCGAACGGAATCGCGTTGACTCAAGCCGGGGAGTTCCTGATTGCCAACCTAGGTGACGAGGGGGGCGTCTGGCGAATCGATGCAGACCATCGGCTGCACCCATTTCTCCTCGAGGTGAACGGGCGCCAACTCAGAAACTGCAATTTCGTCGGGTACGACGACGTTGGCAGATTATGGGTGTCGGTGTGCACGCAGCAGCGCCCCCGTATGAAGGCATTCAACCGACACGTCGCAGATGGCTACATCGTGCTTGTAGATGAGCATGGTGCGCGGATCGTGGCCGAGGGCTTGGGCTTTGCCAATGAGTGTCGGGTAGACCCGACCGGGAACTGGCTCTATGTGAACGAGAGCACGTCGCGTGTGCTCTCACGTTTCCCGATCGAAAACGTCGATGGTCGAGCGCGCCTCGGTTTGAAGGAGCAGGTGTATACCTTCACCGATGGCGACTTCCCCGATGGTCTGAACTTCGACGTCGAGGGAGGGGTATGGGTAGCGTGCGTCGTCTCCAATCGCGTCGTCCGCATTGACTTGGCCGGCCGCCGCGAAGTCATTCTGGACGACGCCGATCCTCTGCTGGTCGCCGAAGCAGAGCAGAAGTGGACCATCGATGGGCTTGACGATGCCGTTGCACGCGCTGGCTTGACCAGGACGCTGCACAACGTCTCGTGCGTTGCCTTTGGTGGCGACGACATGAAGACCGTCTATCTTGGAAGCCTCGCAGGCAAGAGGCTCGCAACGTTTCGTGCAGAGATCGCGGGGGCGCGTCCCGCGCATTGGCAGTTCAGGAGTTTCTCGTTTCGGTGA
- a CDS encoding LysR family transcriptional regulator gives MRTWIRKLDLMTLRLFASITEERNIGRAAVRESIAPSAVTKRIQQLEDTLGFRLMYRDPKGTRLTAAGAIVDSHVKRILAAVDDLHHELGDFVEGVQGHVRLWANASALVEYLAEDLGTFSRNFPSVTLDIDEGNSTEVEHAVSSGIADVGICAPPLAPSPKLSIQPYRTDRLVAVVSVLHPLANAEKLTFLELLGTDLIGGGAKSGTTRQLEHAAAQLNMKYQPKYRVASGEAARSLVRAGLGVSIQPSGMVWPYEDAERVRSVPIVDKWAERDLCILTLAAGPHSVALTALTTFLTETRNS, from the coding sequence GTGCGAACCTGGATCCGCAAACTGGATCTCATGACGTTGCGCTTGTTCGCTTCGATTACCGAGGAGCGAAATATCGGACGGGCTGCCGTCCGCGAATCGATCGCTCCTTCGGCCGTCACGAAGCGGATCCAGCAGTTGGAGGACACGCTCGGCTTCAGGCTGATGTACCGCGACCCGAAAGGCACCCGCCTGACAGCGGCAGGCGCGATAGTGGATTCTCACGTGAAGCGCATCCTGGCCGCCGTCGATGACCTCCACCATGAACTTGGTGACTTCGTCGAGGGTGTTCAGGGACACGTCCGACTCTGGGCCAACGCGTCCGCGCTCGTGGAATACCTGGCCGAAGACCTTGGTACTTTCAGTCGCAACTTTCCGTCAGTGACGCTGGACATCGACGAAGGCAATTCAACTGAGGTCGAACACGCTGTGTCCTCAGGCATCGCCGACGTTGGGATCTGTGCGCCGCCACTCGCCCCTTCGCCCAAGCTCTCCATCCAGCCCTATCGGACGGACCGCCTCGTGGCGGTGGTCAGCGTGCTGCATCCTCTCGCCAATGCGGAGAAACTGACCTTTCTGGAACTGCTCGGAACCGATCTCATAGGCGGCGGCGCCAAGAGCGGGACGACGCGGCAGTTGGAACACGCCGCGGCACAGCTGAACATGAAATACCAGCCCAAGTATCGAGTCGCTTCCGGCGAAGCCGCTCGCAGTCTCGTTCGCGCCGGCCTCGGCGTATCAATACAGCCCTCGGGGATGGTCTGGCCCTATGAAGACGCGGAACGGGTCCGCTCTGTCCCCATCGTGGACAAGTGGGCAGAGCGAGATCTGTGCATCCTCACACTAGCGGCGGGCCCGCACTCCGTCGCGCTGACGGCGTTGACCACTTTTCTCACCGAAACGAGAAACTCCTGA
- a CDS encoding Bug family tripartite tricarboxylate transporter substrate binding protein, whose translation MNHSKTQSGRRAVTKTMLMAVCSAILAMATADTWAQTATYPDKPIKWVVPVPAGGGMDAVTRIVSAGMATALNQPIVVDNRAGAAGTIGTGYVVQSAPDGYTVSTIDNSLFTTAHLVFSKLPFAGPKDLKLVATLVRLPLVLAVPGNSPSKNFQDFIQSSKANPGKISYGSPGVGSPLHVGMELLQTRTGTKMQHVPYRGMGNILTDLSTGTIGAALVDFGSAKSFAESGRIKILAVATEKRLSQMPAVPTLDELEVKNVPISLWFALAVPAGTPEAAVTRLAHAAQVSLESPEAKSKFETIGAQVFLKTGPEVTAFGREQVAFWESIVKPMAIKLD comes from the coding sequence TTGAACCATTCGAAGACCCAGTCCGGTCGCCGTGCCGTGACGAAGACCATGTTGATGGCTGTGTGCTCGGCTATCCTTGCGATGGCTACAGCAGACACATGGGCGCAGACCGCGACCTACCCCGACAAGCCGATCAAGTGGGTGGTCCCGGTGCCGGCGGGCGGCGGGATGGATGCTGTGACGCGGATCGTGTCCGCGGGAATGGCCACTGCGCTGAACCAGCCGATTGTTGTGGACAACCGCGCGGGCGCCGCAGGTACCATCGGGACCGGTTACGTCGTCCAGTCCGCCCCGGATGGCTATACCGTCTCGACGATTGATAACTCACTCTTCACGACCGCGCATCTGGTTTTCAGCAAGCTGCCATTTGCCGGACCAAAAGACCTGAAACTCGTCGCCACGCTCGTGCGCCTTCCGCTCGTACTGGCGGTGCCTGGCAACAGCCCAAGCAAGAACTTCCAGGATTTCATCCAGTCCTCGAAGGCGAACCCAGGAAAGATCAGCTACGGATCCCCCGGCGTCGGATCGCCTCTGCACGTGGGAATGGAACTGCTGCAGACGCGAACCGGCACGAAGATGCAGCACGTGCCCTATCGCGGAATGGGCAACATTCTGACGGACCTGTCGACTGGAACAATCGGCGCCGCGCTAGTCGACTTCGGCTCCGCGAAATCCTTTGCCGAGTCTGGGCGGATCAAGATCCTCGCAGTCGCCACAGAGAAGCGACTGTCCCAAATGCCTGCCGTACCCACCCTCGATGAACTCGAGGTCAAGAATGTCCCCATCTCCCTTTGGTTTGCTCTTGCCGTTCCGGCAGGCACACCCGAGGCCGCGGTGACGCGACTAGCGCATGCCGCGCAGGTATCCCTTGAATCGCCGGAAGCCAAGTCAAAGTTCGAAACTATCGGCGCTCAGGTGTTCCTCAAGACCGGCCCGGAGGTGACTGCGTTCGGCCGAGAGCAAGTGGCGTTCTGGGAAAGCATTGTCAAGCCAATGGCGATCAAGCTGGACTGA
- a CDS encoding aconitase family protein gives MSYLELPGRILFLCNDGEKVRTQLSGKNLRLSDAGELRNDISTDEITPGPSLIHVDEQLGRHVYTGFSTGDDRPINKDATLAGKFSVTVGGRRYGKGSSREHSPVAERYAGIRLVIAESFERIYRQNADNVGLYTSTDFGLIERIQRGESIEIEELLAPRDKLAASILRMGGLLLYGREHLKSVRYGQLSKDDHRPLTLTQKILARHAVETTHTSGELIPGQGAFVRADWRYIIEVYTGMAAHMMHTTFGRPLKLVDVPSILGFAEHASYINWHPKYVHPGKPPVLMRVMHEAHEEFMKEYGIRSHGYLPGAGGSEGICHPLMAERYALPGQVLVGTDSHTPHSGALGCLAFGVGTTDMASAMLTGAVRITVPETLRIEFNGEVPAGITGKDLALNLLAHPKIRGGLGLGKVFEFSGTSMRYLSIDERTTLTNMVAELGGFTGIVEPDEKTCEFLRERRGIDYTLEPWMKSDPGASYSDTIVVETALLSPMVAAPGDPGNGIPLSSLPQRPKIHIAFAGSCTGGKREDFDAYHAVLSWAADRGIKVAEGVEFFLQFGTMAVRDYCEAQGYLETFQRVGATVLLPDCGACANTGPGASLRPDQVTVSAQNRNFPGRSGPGQIWLASPPTVAASAIGGELLSFAELMSRFDEHAVAPDTAGLPLAR, from the coding sequence ATGAGCTACCTCGAACTTCCTGGCCGCATTCTTTTTCTTTGCAATGACGGCGAAAAGGTGCGCACCCAGTTGTCCGGGAAGAATTTGAGGCTCAGCGATGCCGGGGAACTGCGCAATGACATCTCGACGGACGAGATCACCCCGGGCCCATCTTTGATCCACGTCGATGAGCAGTTGGGCCGGCACGTCTACACAGGCTTTAGCACCGGCGACGACCGACCCATCAATAAGGATGCCACGCTCGCGGGAAAGTTTTCGGTGACCGTCGGTGGTCGACGGTATGGGAAAGGCTCGTCGCGTGAGCATAGTCCAGTGGCCGAGCGATATGCGGGGATACGCCTGGTGATTGCCGAGAGCTTCGAGCGGATCTACCGCCAGAACGCTGACAACGTCGGCCTCTACACCTCAACGGATTTTGGTCTGATTGAGCGCATCCAGCGTGGCGAGTCCATCGAGATCGAGGAACTTCTCGCTCCCCGGGACAAGCTGGCCGCCTCAATCTTGCGCATGGGCGGGCTGCTCCTTTATGGGCGCGAACACTTGAAATCCGTGCGATACGGTCAGCTGTCGAAGGACGATCACCGACCTTTGACGCTTACGCAAAAGATACTGGCGCGGCATGCTGTCGAGACCACTCACACCAGTGGCGAGCTGATTCCAGGACAAGGCGCGTTCGTCCGCGCGGACTGGCGTTACATCATCGAGGTCTATACCGGGATGGCAGCTCACATGATGCATACCACCTTTGGTCGGCCGTTGAAGCTCGTTGACGTCCCCTCCATCTTGGGGTTCGCCGAGCACGCTTCTTATATCAATTGGCATCCCAAATACGTTCATCCAGGTAAGCCGCCGGTGCTCATGAGGGTCATGCACGAAGCCCACGAAGAGTTCATGAAGGAGTACGGCATCCGTTCACACGGCTACCTGCCCGGCGCCGGCGGGTCCGAGGGCATCTGCCACCCCCTGATGGCAGAGCGATATGCGCTACCCGGCCAAGTATTGGTAGGAACTGACTCCCACACTCCTCATTCTGGAGCGCTCGGCTGTTTGGCCTTCGGGGTGGGCACAACTGACATGGCCAGCGCCATGCTGACGGGCGCTGTGCGTATCACAGTGCCCGAAACGCTGCGCATTGAGTTCAATGGCGAGGTGCCGGCAGGAATCACCGGCAAGGATCTCGCCTTGAACCTGCTTGCGCATCCCAAGATTCGCGGAGGGCTCGGGCTCGGAAAGGTCTTCGAGTTCTCCGGTACGAGCATGCGCTATTTGTCGATCGACGAGCGAACGACCTTGACAAACATGGTGGCAGAACTCGGCGGGTTCACTGGGATCGTCGAGCCGGACGAGAAGACCTGCGAGTTCCTGCGTGAAAGGCGCGGCATCGACTACACGCTCGAGCCCTGGATGAAGAGTGACCCGGGCGCGAGCTATTCGGACACGATCGTTGTCGAGACGGCGCTTCTGTCCCCGATGGTCGCTGCGCCAGGCGATCCCGGAAACGGCATCCCGCTGTCCAGCCTCCCCCAGCGGCCGAAAATTCATATTGCCTTTGCGGGATCGTGTACAGGCGGGAAGCGGGAAGACTTCGATGCCTATCATGCCGTCTTGTCTTGGGCGGCGGACCGTGGCATCAAGGTGGCGGAGGGCGTCGAATTTTTCCTTCAATTCGGCACGATGGCGGTGCGCGACTACTGCGAGGCCCAAGGCTATTTGGAGACCTTTCAGCGCGTCGGTGCAACGGTCCTTCTGCCCGACTGCGGCGCCTGCGCCAACACCGGCCCGGGAGCGTCGCTGAGGCCCGATCAGGTGACGGTGAGCGCGCAGAATCGCAATTTCCCCGGTCGCTCTGGTCCGGGTCAGATCTGGCTCGCCAGTCCGCCTACGGTTGCGGCGAGCGCGATCGGCGGCGAGTTGTTGTCGTTTGCCGAACTCATGTCGCGTTTCGATGAGCACGCCGTTGCCCCCGACACGGCAGGCCTTCCACTGGCGAGATGA